In Streptomyces sp. TS71-3, the following proteins share a genomic window:
- a CDS encoding thiamine pyrophosphate-dependent enzyme: MRTVRDAAFDELRRHGLTTLFANPGSTEIALLSDLPGDIRFVLALHEGSVVGAATGWALLRDAPALAVLHSTAGLGNAVGALATARANRAPLVVLVGQQDRRHLAHEPFLTGRLDSLAGDYPVQVETPLRAQDVPGAIGRAAHAARTGRGPALVIVPMNDWAEPAEDLPVPAPAVLRTATAASPESVAETAALLAGAGAPALVVGAAADTQDTWSALVALAERLGCPVWQEPFGARAGFPQDHRLFAGHLPADRGRLREALAPHDLVLVVGAPVLRQYPYDEGPLVRPGTRLVLVTDDPAEAHRAPAELAVLTPLPDFVARLAAQVPGRDGEGARPARRPRPAPPAAGEPLRAAHVLAALAERLPADTVLIEETPSSRPDLHALLPARGPLGFLSAAMGGLGFAMPAAVGARMAAPRRPVLAVLGDGSSLYQVQALWTAAHYDVGAVFVVLSNGRYAVMDRLAEKAGGKGPWPAFDGISVHALATALGCPAERITRHDELIAALDAVVPTLASRTRPLLLDVAVEPDPTFEP; the protein is encoded by the coding sequence ATGCGCACCGTCCGCGACGCCGCCTTCGACGAACTGCGCAGGCACGGCCTGACCACCCTGTTCGCCAATCCCGGCTCCACCGAGATCGCCCTGCTGTCCGACCTCCCCGGGGACATCCGTTTCGTCCTCGCGCTGCACGAGGGCTCCGTCGTCGGGGCCGCCACCGGCTGGGCCCTGCTGCGCGACGCGCCGGCGCTGGCCGTACTGCACAGCACCGCGGGCCTCGGCAACGCCGTCGGCGCGCTGGCCACCGCCCGCGCCAACCGCGCCCCGCTGGTGGTGCTCGTCGGGCAGCAGGACCGCCGCCACCTCGCCCACGAGCCCTTCCTCACCGGTCGGCTGGACTCCCTCGCCGGCGACTACCCCGTACAGGTCGAGACCCCCCTCCGCGCCCAGGACGTCCCCGGCGCCATCGGGCGCGCCGCGCACGCCGCCCGGACCGGGCGCGGCCCCGCGCTGGTCATCGTCCCCATGAACGACTGGGCCGAGCCCGCCGAGGACCTGCCCGTCCCGGCCCCCGCCGTGCTCCGCACGGCGACCGCGGCCTCGCCCGAGTCCGTGGCCGAGACGGCGGCGCTGCTCGCGGGCGCAGGGGCCCCGGCCCTGGTGGTGGGCGCGGCGGCCGACACCCAGGACACCTGGAGCGCGCTGGTGGCGCTCGCGGAGCGGCTCGGCTGCCCCGTCTGGCAGGAGCCGTTCGGCGCCCGCGCCGGATTCCCGCAGGACCACCGCCTGTTCGCCGGGCACCTGCCCGCGGACCGCGGCCGCCTGCGCGAGGCGCTCGCCCCCCACGACCTGGTACTCGTCGTCGGGGCACCGGTACTGCGCCAGTACCCGTACGACGAGGGGCCGCTGGTACGCCCCGGCACCCGGCTCGTGCTGGTCACCGACGACCCCGCGGAGGCCCATCGGGCCCCCGCCGAACTCGCCGTCCTCACCCCGCTGCCCGACTTCGTCGCCCGTCTCGCCGCCCAGGTGCCGGGGCGCGACGGCGAGGGCGCACGGCCCGCCAGGCGGCCCCGTCCCGCGCCGCCGGCGGCCGGTGAGCCGCTGCGTGCGGCGCACGTGCTGGCCGCGCTCGCCGAGCGGCTGCCCGCCGACACCGTCCTCATCGAGGAGACCCCGTCCAGCCGGCCGGACCTGCACGCGCTGCTGCCCGCGCGGGGGCCGCTCGGATTCCTCAGCGCGGCCATGGGGGGCCTCGGCTTCGCGATGCCCGCGGCGGTCGGGGCCCGGATGGCCGCGCCCCGCCGCCCGGTGCTGGCCGTGCTCGGCGACGGCTCCTCGCTGTACCAGGTGCAGGCGCTGTGGACGGCCGCGCACTACGACGTCGGTGCCGTCTTCGTCGTCCTGTCCAACGGTCGCTACGCGGTCATGGACCGGCTCGCCGAGAAGGCCGGCGGCAAGGGCCCGTGGCCCGCCTTCGACGGCATCAGCGTCCACGCCCTCGCCACCGCACTGGGCTGCCCCGCCGAGCGGATCACACGGCACGACGAGCTGATCGCCGCGCTCGACGCCGTCGTGCCGACGCTCGCCTCGCGTACCCGCCCGCTGCTGCTGGACGTCGCCGTCGAACCCGACCCGACCTTCGAACCCTGA
- a CDS encoding benzaldehyde dehydrogenase has protein sequence MSLLDTHTWSGKINIGGWTAASGGTAPVMEPATGQVLEHFGIADGADVVRAAEHAARRQGAWARVPYTERAAVLRRAGDLFTEHAEEIQGWLVREGGSIPGKAAFETDTAAQECYEAAALASRPLGELLPSAQPRLSMARRVPAGVVGVIAPFNVPLVLAIRSVAPALALGNAVVLKPDPRTAVGGGVALMRVFEEAGLPEGVLTLVPGGAEAGAELVAAPEIAVISFTGSTAAGRKVGAAAAEHLKRAHLELGGNSAMIVLPDADLERAVSTAAWGSFFHQGQVCMTTGRHLVHEAVAEEYAERLAERAGHLPVGDPNKEEVALGPVIDAGQRDKIHSLVTASVAGGARLAAGGTFEDLFYRPTVLTGVDESSPAYTEEVFGPVAPVRSFATAEEAVALAAATTYGLSLGILTRDVMKALDLAERIPTGLVHINDQTVNDEAPVPFGGVGASGTGARFGGAANIEAFTDTRWITVRGEEATYPF, from the coding sequence ATGTCCCTGCTCGATACGCACACCTGGTCGGGCAAGATCAACATCGGCGGCTGGACGGCCGCCTCCGGCGGTACCGCGCCCGTCATGGAGCCGGCCACCGGCCAGGTCCTGGAGCACTTCGGGATCGCCGACGGCGCGGACGTGGTGCGCGCCGCCGAGCATGCCGCGCGGCGGCAGGGCGCCTGGGCCAGGGTCCCGTACACCGAGCGGGCCGCGGTGCTGCGGCGGGCGGGCGACCTCTTCACCGAGCACGCCGAGGAGATCCAGGGCTGGCTGGTCAGGGAAGGCGGCAGCATCCCCGGCAAGGCGGCCTTCGAGACGGACACCGCGGCTCAGGAGTGCTACGAGGCGGCCGCGCTCGCCTCCCGGCCGCTGGGGGAGCTGCTGCCCTCCGCGCAGCCCCGGCTGAGCATGGCGCGCCGGGTGCCGGCCGGAGTCGTCGGCGTGATCGCGCCGTTCAACGTGCCGCTGGTGCTCGCGATACGGTCCGTGGCGCCGGCTCTCGCGCTCGGCAACGCGGTCGTCCTCAAGCCGGACCCGCGGACCGCGGTCGGCGGCGGGGTGGCCCTCATGCGGGTCTTCGAGGAGGCGGGCCTGCCCGAGGGGGTGCTCACGCTCGTCCCGGGCGGTGCCGAGGCGGGTGCCGAACTGGTCGCCGCGCCGGAGATCGCGGTGATCTCCTTCACCGGTTCCACCGCTGCCGGGCGCAAGGTCGGGGCGGCCGCCGCCGAGCACCTCAAGCGCGCCCACCTGGAACTCGGCGGCAACTCCGCGATGATCGTGCTGCCGGACGCGGACCTGGAGCGCGCCGTGTCCACCGCCGCGTGGGGCTCCTTCTTCCACCAGGGCCAGGTCTGCATGACCACCGGCCGGCACCTCGTCCACGAGGCCGTCGCGGAGGAGTACGCCGAGCGCCTGGCCGAGCGGGCCGGACACCTGCCCGTCGGCGACCCGAACAAGGAGGAGGTGGCGCTCGGTCCGGTGATCGACGCGGGCCAGCGCGACAAGATCCACTCCCTGGTCACCGCGAGCGTGGCCGGCGGCGCCCGGCTGGCCGCGGGCGGCACCTTCGAGGACCTGTTCTACCGGCCGACCGTGCTCACCGGCGTCGACGAGTCCTCACCGGCCTACACCGAGGAGGTCTTCGGCCCCGTCGCGCCGGTGCGCAGCTTCGCCACGGCGGAGGAGGCGGTGGCGCTGGCGGCGGCGACCACGTACGGGCTCTCGCTGGGCATCCTCACCCGGGACGTGATGAAGGCGCTGGACCTCGCCGAGCGGATCCCCACGGGTCTGGTCCACATCAACGACCAGACCGTCAACGACGAGGCCCCCGTCCCCTTCGGCGGTGTCGGCGCGTCGGGCACCGGTGCACGGTTCGGCGGTGCCGCCAACATCGAGGCGTTCACGGACACCCGCTGGATCACGGTGCGGGGCGAGGAGGCGACGTACCCGTTCTGA
- a CDS encoding aromatic ring-hydroxylating dioxygenase subunit alpha: MTSFVRNQWYVAAYGREVSRELFSRTVCGEPILLWRTESGAVTAMSDRCVHRRFPLSQEPSRLVGDQVVCGYHGFTYGADGVCVSVPGQKRVPRTARLTSYPVVEQDSFVWVWIGDRELADEKLVPRAPWLDHPGYTTVSGMEPLAARYDLLVDNLLDLSHETYLHGGYIGTPEVAETPITTEVDDAAGVVRVSRRMDDAACPPFYANSTGIDGRITRWQDIEYHAPCLYLLHSRVAPVGSRPPEPDGTDPDGFHMEVVYAITPETEHSTHDFWAVARDFALDDASVTEFVHDNNRTVVLQDVVALDALEKAISAERGGYQELSINIDTGGLAARRILKRLSDEGAAGAAGAAGDAAPAPVAR, encoded by the coding sequence ATGACGTCATTCGTCCGCAACCAGTGGTACGTCGCCGCCTACGGCCGGGAGGTGAGCCGCGAACTCTTCTCGCGCACCGTGTGCGGCGAGCCGATCCTGCTGTGGCGCACCGAGTCCGGCGCGGTCACGGCCATGTCCGACCGGTGCGTGCACCGCCGCTTCCCGCTCTCCCAGGAGCCCAGCCGACTCGTCGGCGACCAGGTGGTCTGCGGCTACCACGGCTTCACCTACGGCGCCGACGGCGTCTGCGTGAGCGTGCCCGGGCAGAAGCGGGTGCCGCGCACGGCCCGCCTCACGTCCTACCCGGTCGTCGAGCAGGACTCGTTCGTGTGGGTGTGGATCGGCGACCGCGAACTCGCGGACGAGAAGCTCGTGCCGCGCGCGCCCTGGCTCGACCACCCCGGCTACACCACCGTCTCCGGCATGGAGCCGCTGGCCGCCCGCTACGACCTGCTGGTCGACAACCTGCTCGACCTCTCCCACGAGACGTACCTGCACGGCGGGTACATCGGGACTCCGGAGGTCGCCGAGACGCCGATCACCACCGAGGTGGACGACGCGGCCGGGGTGGTCCGGGTCAGCCGGCGCATGGACGACGCGGCGTGCCCCCCGTTCTACGCCAACTCCACCGGTATCGACGGCCGGATCACCCGCTGGCAGGACATCGAGTACCACGCGCCCTGCCTGTACCTGCTGCACAGCCGGGTCGCCCCGGTCGGCAGCCGGCCCCCGGAGCCGGACGGCACGGACCCGGACGGCTTCCACATGGAGGTCGTGTACGCGATCACGCCCGAGACCGAGCACAGCACGCACGACTTCTGGGCGGTGGCCCGCGACTTCGCCCTGGACGACGCCTCCGTGACCGAGTTCGTCCACGACAACAACCGCACCGTCGTCCTCCAGGACGTGGTGGCCCTCGACGCTCTGGAGAAGGCCATCTCCGCCGAGCGGGGCGGCTACCAGGAGCTCAGCATCAACATCGACACCGGCGGCCTCGCCGCCCGGCGCATCCTCAAGCGGCTGTCCGACGAAGGCGCTGCAGGCGCCGCGGGTGCCGCGGGTGACGCTGCCCCGGCGCCGGTCGCCCGATGA